A region from the Triticum urartu cultivar G1812 chromosome 1, Tu2.1, whole genome shotgun sequence genome encodes:
- the LOC125507509 gene encoding uncharacterized protein LOC125507509, producing MEGGGVPSAQDVWDWEVLPDEHRSFYAETRAASRAHDGGEVLADHETEEPILPPPSQVDADNVDECKDIGVDVDVVPAGARSTQEDEEPAAPELLVSDGDGEEKFQPCVDAKEVDDDGKQMAAAEAVESELPPHEFAAGEEEEGKKEEDGAPPECVVFSVGKLRVNAVGALCSFGVAAATVCVFLVGGRLQHQKQHQHHQQQKIQLQFLGDDKRIQQVVQQTSRLNQAMSSMMGAGASTRANISFGGFYDGF from the exons ATGGAGGGAGGAGGCGTTCCTTCCGCCCAGGACGTGTGggactgggaggtgctgcctgacGAGCACAGGAGCTTCTACGCCGAGACCAGGGCCGCATCCCGTGCCCACGACGGCGGCGAGGTTCTTGCCG ATCACGAAACCGAGGAACCGATCCTGCCTCCCCCGTCACAAGTCGACGCTGATAATGTTGACGAGTGCAAGGACATCGGCGTCGACGTCGACGTCGTGCCGGCCGGGGCCAGATCAACCCAAGAGGATGAGGAACCCGCGGCGCCGGAGCTGCTAGTCTCTGACGGCGACGGAGAGGAGAAGTTCCAGCCCTGTGTCGACGCCAAGGAGGTGGACGATGATGGCAAGCAGATGGCGGCGGCAGAGGCAGTGGAGTCAGAGCTTCCTCCTCACGAGTTCGccgcgggagaggaggaagagggcaAGAAGGAGGAGGACGGGGCGCCGCCGGAGTGCGTGGTGTTCAGCGTGGGGAAGCTGCGCGTGAACGCGGTCGGGGCGCTGTGCTCGTTCGGGGTCGCGGCGGCCACCGTCTGCGTTTTCCTCGTCGGCGGCAGGCTGCAGCACCAGAAGCAGCACCAGCACCACCAGCAGCAGAAGATCCAGCTGCAGTTCCTTGGCGATGATAAG AGAATTCAGCAGGTGGTGCAGCAGACATCGAGGCTGAACCAGGCTATGTCATCTATGATGGGGGCAGGCGCGTCCACAAGGGCCAACATATCGTTCGGTGGCTTCTACGACGGCTTCTGA